The proteins below are encoded in one region of Amorphus orientalis:
- a CDS encoding PP2C family protein-serine/threonine phosphatase gives MAGETDLIGPPPLIWSAASRCGVRHDVNEDAFLASPERGLFCVADGMGGHLEGQLASLSVARILDRMVAVAPLEDCVDTIERSLQRINASLRSEAVKSGASAIIGATVVVLVMDRDYAVVSWAGDSRCYLMRDGELFQITRDHGVPQNQETRRTNVVSRAVGSGERIELDRVVLAIEPEDTFLLCSDGISDYLEPDDILAGLQRPLESAAEDLVEAAAVCGSRDDLTAVLARVAG, from the coding sequence ATGGCTGGCGAAACTGACCTGATCGGTCCGCCGCCGCTGATCTGGTCGGCGGCAAGTCGCTGCGGGGTCCGGCACGACGTCAACGAGGACGCCTTCCTCGCCAGTCCCGAGCGCGGACTGTTCTGTGTGGCCGACGGCATGGGCGGGCATCTGGAGGGTCAGCTCGCCAGCCTGTCGGTCGCGCGCATCCTCGACCGGATGGTCGCGGTGGCGCCGCTGGAGGACTGCGTGGACACCATCGAGCGCAGCCTGCAGCGCATCAACGCCTCCCTGCGCAGCGAGGCGGTGAAGAGCGGCGCGTCGGCGATCATCGGCGCCACGGTCGTGGTGCTGGTGATGGATCGCGACTACGCGGTGGTCAGCTGGGCCGGGGATTCCCGCTGCTATCTCATGCGCGACGGCGAGCTGTTCCAGATCACCCGGGATCACGGCGTGCCGCAGAACCAGGAGACGCGCCGGACCAACGTGGTCAGCCGGGCGGTCGGCAGCGGCGAACGGATCGAGCTGGACCGGGTCGTGCTGGCGATCGAGCCGGAGGACACCTTCCTGTTGTGTTCCGACGGCATAAGCGACTATCTGGAGCCGGATGACATTCTCGCCGGCCTGCAGCGCCCGCTGGAAAGCGCTGCGGAGGACCTCGTCGAGGCGGCGGCGGTGTGCGGATCGCGGGACGATCTGACGGCCGTGCTAGCGCGGGTTGCCGGGTAG
- a CDS encoding serine/threonine-protein kinase, whose amino-acid sequence MVADAHDGHRDKLEAFLSGRLSYVQLISELRNGIVRGSVAPGSLGEVLGEYSASGRLPHDLVPLIIQEVQRGPGHASESDVEEDDEATVRRAPEDGQGARRRSAIDDRVDDVVLQALVEEYKALKGGDAPAQRQDDTDLDHFMSAFVGARLRRTAERTETEASGGASTAAPSASPQTKGGRARVGSLLKERFVLDREIGGGAMGRVYAAVDRRRLEAGDGRPYVAIKVLDRQFGQDSRAFRTLEAEARKAQALAHPNIVHVYDFDRDGPDAFIVMELLRGRPLDEELDRRGRPIPLEETLAMLAGAFTGLGFAHERDVLHCDIKPSNIFLCADGTTKLVDFGIASASTLPVFDVDELASFTGRYAAPEVIEHQIRTPAADVYSMACVVYEMLSGAPPFGDRTSVDARELGKKPANLNSLDRRQMSTLRDALAFDMDQRIASVAEFRSRLEDTGRRWFGR is encoded by the coding sequence CGGGCTCGCTCGGCGAGGTGCTCGGCGAGTACAGCGCAAGCGGGCGCCTGCCCCACGATCTGGTTCCCCTGATCATCCAGGAAGTGCAGCGCGGTCCCGGCCACGCGTCGGAAAGCGACGTCGAGGAGGACGACGAGGCGACGGTCCGGCGTGCTCCCGAAGACGGCCAGGGCGCGCGCCGGCGCAGCGCGATCGACGACCGCGTCGACGACGTGGTGCTGCAGGCCCTGGTCGAAGAATACAAAGCGCTGAAGGGCGGGGACGCGCCCGCCCAGCGCCAGGACGACACGGATCTCGATCACTTCATGTCGGCGTTCGTCGGGGCCCGTCTGCGCCGCACCGCGGAGCGCACGGAAACCGAGGCGAGCGGCGGCGCATCGACCGCCGCCCCTTCGGCCTCCCCGCAGACCAAGGGCGGCCGCGCCCGGGTCGGGTCACTGCTGAAGGAACGCTTCGTCCTCGACCGGGAGATCGGGGGCGGCGCCATGGGCCGCGTCTACGCCGCCGTCGACCGGCGGCGGCTGGAGGCGGGCGATGGCCGGCCTTATGTGGCCATCAAGGTCCTCGACCGCCAGTTCGGCCAGGATTCGCGAGCCTTTCGGACGCTGGAGGCCGAAGCGCGCAAGGCCCAGGCTCTGGCCCATCCCAACATCGTCCACGTCTACGATTTCGACCGCGACGGGCCGGACGCCTTCATCGTCATGGAGCTTCTGCGCGGACGCCCCCTCGACGAGGAGCTCGATCGGCGCGGCAGGCCGATCCCCCTGGAGGAGACGCTGGCGATGCTCGCCGGTGCGTTCACCGGCCTCGGCTTCGCCCACGAGCGCGACGTCCTTCATTGCGACATCAAGCCGTCGAACATTTTCCTGTGCGCCGACGGCACCACCAAGCTCGTGGATTTCGGGATCGCCTCGGCCTCGACGCTGCCTGTCTTCGACGTCGACGAACTGGCCTCGTTCACCGGCCGCTACGCCGCGCCCGAGGTGATCGAGCATCAGATCCGCACCCCCGCGGCCGACGTCTATTCCATGGCCTGCGTGGTCTACGAAATGCTGTCGGGCGCACCGCCCTTCGGCGACCGGACCTCCGTCGACGCCCGCGAACTGGGCAAGAAGCCGGCGAACCTGAACAGCCTCGACCGGCGCCAGATGAGCACGCTCCGGGACGCCCTCGCCTTCGACATGGACCAGCGCATCGCCTCCGTCGCGGAGTTCCGCAGCCGGCTCGAAGACACCGGCCGGCGGTGGTTCGGCCGGTAA
- a CDS encoding serine/threonine-protein kinase translates to MSEGTTQRKPLPVPLGTKLRDRYELISVLGRGGMSTVYSALDHFRLRAASQTPLVAIKLLNNDPTINADIRELMHREARRMQEFVHPAIARVYDWDEDGGRSFIIMEQLEGQTLNRMLRKRGNDPVSRVTRERIVTDIGAALDYAHERGVVHTDVKPGNIFVTTDGAAKLLDFGISYAHEAVDLSEDDDRPTIAYFGHVGALTPAYASLEMLLGMVPAPSDDVYSLAVVAYMLTTGRHPYDHNSVRWAISRGLEPERPARGLTTRQWRALRQALAFERRDRTPEVHEFVEGFTTSSWLSRLLG, encoded by the coding sequence ATGAGCGAGGGGACCACCCAACGCAAACCGCTGCCGGTCCCGCTCGGGACCAAGTTGCGGGATCGCTACGAACTGATCTCGGTGCTCGGCCGCGGCGGCATGAGCACCGTCTACAGCGCGCTCGACCATTTCCGGCTGCGTGCGGCTTCGCAGACGCCGCTGGTGGCGATCAAGCTCCTCAACAACGATCCCACGATCAACGCGGACATCCGCGAGCTGATGCACCGCGAAGCGCGGCGCATGCAGGAATTCGTGCATCCCGCGATCGCCCGGGTCTACGACTGGGACGAGGACGGCGGCCGCTCCTTCATCATCATGGAGCAGCTCGAGGGCCAGACGCTCAACCGCATGCTGCGCAAGCGCGGCAACGATCCGGTGTCCCGGGTGACGCGGGAACGCATCGTGACCGATATCGGCGCCGCCCTGGACTATGCCCACGAGCGCGGCGTCGTGCACACCGACGTCAAGCCGGGCAACATCTTCGTCACCACCGACGGCGCGGCGAAGCTGCTCGATTTCGGCATCTCCTATGCCCACGAGGCGGTCGATCTGTCGGAAGACGACGACCGGCCGACGATCGCCTATTTCGGTCATGTCGGCGCGCTCACGCCGGCCTACGCGTCCCTGGAGATGCTGCTCGGCATGGTGCCGGCGCCCTCCGACGACGTGTACTCGCTGGCCGTCGTGGCCTACATGCTGACCACCGGCCGTCATCCCTACGACCACAACTCGGTGCGCTGGGCGATCTCGCGGGGACTGGAGCCGGAACGCCCGGCGCGCGGGCTCACCACGCGCCAGTGGCGCGCGCTCAGACAGGCGCTGGCCTTCGAGCGGCGGGACCGGACACCCGAGGTGCACGAGTTCGTGGAAGGCTTCACAACCTCGTCCTGGCTGTCGCGCCTGTTGGGCTGA
- the tagF gene encoding type VI secretion system-associated protein TagF, protein MTAGIYGKLPGAADFCRKHLPNSFVEPWDKWLQECLSQARDALGDKWENAYLSSPLWCFAIDSGVVSEVGWTGVLATSVDASGRYYPLTLACSIDQLLPSQTLAVNLQIPLQDMEKNALALIEGDKTIEEVMAALDKVDRGLSTLDSLGAEPMLFANSYGSELAALLTNPLFAPVSDLRRSGLTTYTPAPRPSNVSVWWHYGWPDRNPEAIRVRGLPTGAMFASFLDGRWKDHGWRN, encoded by the coding sequence ATGACCGCCGGCATATACGGCAAACTGCCGGGGGCAGCGGACTTCTGCCGCAAGCATCTGCCGAACAGCTTCGTGGAGCCGTGGGACAAGTGGCTGCAGGAGTGCCTCAGCCAGGCGCGCGACGCCCTCGGGGACAAGTGGGAGAACGCCTATCTCTCCTCGCCGCTGTGGTGCTTCGCCATCGATTCCGGCGTGGTGTCGGAGGTGGGATGGACGGGCGTGCTGGCCACGTCGGTCGATGCGTCCGGGCGCTACTATCCGCTGACGCTGGCGTGCTCGATCGATCAGCTGCTCCCGTCCCAGACGCTGGCGGTGAACCTCCAGATTCCGCTGCAGGACATGGAGAAGAACGCGCTCGCTTTGATCGAGGGCGACAAGACCATCGAAGAGGTGATGGCCGCGCTGGACAAGGTCGACCGCGGGCTTTCGACCCTGGACAGCCTCGGCGCCGAGCCGATGCTGTTCGCCAATTCCTATGGGTCGGAACTGGCGGCGCTCCTGACCAACCCGCTGTTCGCGCCGGTCAGCGACCTGCGCCGCTCCGGCCTGACGACCTACACTCCGGCGCCGCGCCCCTCCAACGTGAGCGTCTGGTGGCACTATGGCTGGCCGGACCGCAATCCGGAGGCGATCCGGGTGCGGGGCCTGCCAACCGGCGCGATGTTCGCAAGCTTCCTCGACGGCCGGTGGAAAGACCATGGCTGGCGAAACTGA
- a CDS encoding MinD/ParA family ATP-binding protein: MPTRTISIHSYRGGTGKSNITANVAARLARHGKRVCIVDTDIQSPGIHALFGVDPRTVKHTLNDYLWGRCAVEDTAVDVTDAVNRDAEMGGLDPVSGGVFLIPSSLRAGEIARIIREGYDVNALNDGFREIGSALDLDYLLIDTHPGVNEETLLSIAVSDCLFIVLRPDVQDYQGTAVALDLARRLEVPQLYLVINKAIASLDFTAVSDRVFATYKSPVAAVLPLSEDLILLGSDGLASERQPDGPFAAGIGRIVERIEEGAPSA, translated from the coding sequence ATGCCGACGCGTACCATCTCCATCCACTCCTACCGGGGGGGAACGGGCAAATCCAACATCACGGCGAACGTCGCGGCCCGTCTGGCACGCCACGGCAAGCGGGTCTGCATCGTCGACACGGACATCCAGTCACCGGGCATTCACGCGCTGTTCGGGGTCGACCCGCGGACCGTGAAGCACACGCTCAACGACTATCTGTGGGGCCGCTGCGCGGTCGAGGACACCGCCGTCGACGTGACGGATGCGGTCAACCGGGACGCGGAGATGGGCGGGCTGGATCCGGTCAGCGGCGGCGTGTTCCTGATCCCGTCCAGCCTGCGCGCCGGAGAAATCGCCCGCATCATCCGCGAGGGCTATGACGTCAACGCCCTCAACGACGGCTTCCGCGAGATCGGCTCGGCGCTGGATCTGGACTATCTCCTGATCGACACCCATCCGGGCGTGAACGAGGAGACGCTGCTGTCGATCGCGGTGTCGGACTGCCTGTTCATCGTGCTGCGGCCGGACGTGCAGGACTATCAGGGAACCGCCGTCGCCCTGGACCTGGCGCGCCGGCTGGAGGTGCCGCAGCTCTATCTGGTCATCAACAAGGCGATCGCCTCGCTCGACTTCACCGCCGTCTCCGACCGCGTGTTCGCGACCTACAAGTCGCCGGTCGCGGCGGTGCTGCCGCTCTCGGAGGATCTCATCCTGCTGGGCAGCGACGGGCTTGCCAGCGAGCGACAGCCGGACGGACCGTTCGCCGCCGGCATCGGACGCATCGTGGAGCGGATTGAGGAGGGCGCGCCGAGCGCGTAA
- the icmH gene encoding type IVB secretion system protein IcmH/DotU, with protein sequence MVDTSDDDPTVMQSSSRRGDGKVSPRSRTSLRDLVGDEDDATVRRNGGDDDPTIRKDQGSDDPTVVVSSRGGQSGAPVATGTESGDASGYDMLLRRQPQRNDEILLVCAEPLLVLAAELRNSVEFADIDALRRRVSAEIERFEERATKMGASAGEITAGRYVLCSLIDEIVLTTPWGSRSTWSNQSLLSEYHGETWGGEKVFQLLDRIMEQPKKYLAVLRLIDACLVLGFEGRYRVVEGGRDQLENVRTRLGRTLREYLPAPPDQLSARWEGPRKKRSIRTFVPLWVAFTASAVLIVLLYVFFQIRLQEDLGPVLTTIQSLQGQVR encoded by the coding sequence ATGGTGGACACGAGCGACGACGATCCGACGGTCATGCAGTCGTCCTCCCGCAGGGGGGACGGCAAGGTCTCGCCGCGTTCGCGGACGAGCCTGCGCGATCTCGTCGGGGATGAGGACGATGCGACGGTCCGCCGGAACGGGGGCGACGACGATCCCACGATCCGCAAGGACCAGGGCTCGGACGACCCGACGGTGGTGGTGTCCTCGCGCGGCGGCCAGTCCGGCGCGCCGGTCGCAACCGGCACGGAAAGCGGCGACGCGTCGGGCTACGACATGCTGCTGCGCCGGCAGCCGCAGCGCAACGACGAGATCCTGCTGGTGTGCGCCGAGCCTCTGCTGGTGCTCGCCGCGGAACTCCGCAATTCCGTGGAATTCGCCGATATCGACGCGCTGCGCCGGCGCGTGTCGGCGGAGATCGAACGGTTCGAGGAGCGCGCGACCAAGATGGGCGCGTCCGCGGGGGAAATCACCGCGGGCCGCTACGTGCTGTGCTCGCTGATCGACGAGATCGTCCTGACCACCCCCTGGGGCAGCCGCTCGACCTGGAGCAACCAGAGCCTGCTGAGCGAATATCACGGCGAGACCTGGGGCGGCGAGAAGGTCTTCCAGCTGCTCGACCGCATCATGGAGCAGCCGAAGAAATACCTGGCGGTGCTCCGGCTGATCGATGCCTGCCTGGTGCTGGGGTTCGAAGGCCGCTACCGCGTGGTCGAGGGCGGCCGCGACCAGCTCGAGAACGTCCGCACCCGGCTCGGACGGACGCTCCGGGAATATCTGCCCGCGCCGCCCGACCAGCTGTCGGCGCGATGGGAAGGGCCGCGCAAGAAGCGGTCGATCCGCACCTTCGTCCCGCTCTGGGTGGCGTTCACGGCGAGCGCGGTGCTGATCGTGCTGCTCTACGTGTTCTTCCAGATCCGTCTTCAGGAGGATCTCGGGCCGGTCCTTACCACGATCCAGAGCCTGCAAGGCCAGGTAAGGTAG
- the tssK gene encoding type VI secretion system baseplate subunit TssK → MSLTSRTLWFEGMFMSPQHFQQHDRWLDRLVDERASGLSPAAWGVRAISVDQNALALGRFVLTNLRAVLPDGTVVRAPEDAALPEPKAISTNDGGSLVKLVLPLRPGDGVELSRNQEYRRVLTSEIEARDATNPDRSAVRVTVGQPNIRIAVGNKPVEDCCELPIARIKSVEPSGAVELDTDFMGPALDIHAFPAMLDAARETHRLLNQRAMVLAERSGPTQSDTDTAGLMDIILLSCVNRQEVLFQHYSQTAGVHPEALYRAMIGVVGELSAFLGQTRRPEELPAYVHAKPEEVFPPLVLRVQELLATVTERKAIRIPIEPKAYGIWIGQITDRSIFTGCRLILVATASMPTEVISREFPVRTKVGPVEQIRDLVNLQLPGIPLRQVNVVPRELPVLRNGVYFELDQSAELWPRLQNSAAFAFHVSGDHPDLYMEFWAVRTS, encoded by the coding sequence ATGTCACTGACGAGCAGGACGCTTTGGTTCGAGGGGATGTTCATGTCCCCTCAGCACTTCCAGCAGCACGACCGCTGGCTCGACCGGCTCGTCGACGAGCGGGCGAGCGGCCTGTCGCCGGCCGCCTGGGGGGTGCGGGCGATCTCCGTCGACCAGAACGCTCTTGCCCTGGGGCGGTTCGTGCTGACGAACCTGCGGGCCGTGCTGCCCGACGGCACCGTCGTGCGCGCGCCCGAAGACGCTGCCTTGCCCGAACCGAAGGCGATTTCGACCAACGACGGCGGCAGCCTGGTCAAGCTCGTGCTGCCGCTGCGGCCGGGCGACGGCGTCGAACTGAGCCGGAATCAGGAATACCGCCGGGTGCTCACCTCCGAGATCGAGGCGCGTGACGCCACCAATCCCGATCGCTCGGCGGTGCGGGTGACGGTCGGCCAGCCGAACATCCGGATCGCGGTGGGCAATAAGCCGGTCGAGGACTGCTGCGAGCTGCCGATCGCGCGCATCAAGAGCGTGGAGCCGAGCGGCGCGGTCGAACTGGACACGGACTTCATGGGGCCGGCACTCGATATCCATGCGTTCCCGGCCATGCTGGATGCGGCCCGGGAAACCCACCGGCTTCTGAACCAGCGGGCCATGGTGCTTGCCGAACGCTCGGGACCGACCCAGAGCGATACCGACACGGCCGGCCTGATGGACATTATCCTCTTGAGCTGCGTCAACCGGCAGGAGGTGCTGTTCCAGCACTACTCGCAGACCGCCGGCGTGCATCCGGAAGCGCTCTACCGGGCGATGATCGGGGTGGTGGGCGAACTGTCGGCCTTTCTCGGCCAGACGCGCCGGCCCGAGGAACTGCCGGCCTACGTTCACGCCAAGCCGGAGGAGGTGTTTCCGCCGCTGGTCCTGCGGGTGCAGGAGCTGCTGGCGACGGTCACCGAACGCAAGGCCATCCGGATCCCGATCGAACCGAAAGCCTACGGCATCTGGATCGGGCAGATCACGGACCGGTCGATCTTCACCGGCTGCCGCCTGATCCTGGTCGCCACCGCGAGCATGCCGACGGAGGTGATCTCACGGGAGTTCCCGGTGCGCACCAAGGTGGGGCCGGTCGAACAGATCCGGGATCTGGTGAACCTGCAGCTTCCGGGCATCCCGCTGCGTCAGGTCAACGTGGTCCCACGCGAGCTGCCGGTGCTGCGCAACGGCGTCTACTTCGAGCTCGACCAGTCGGCGGAGCTGTGGCCGCGACTGCAGAATTCAGCGGCCTTCGCGTTCCACGTGAGCGGCGACCATCCCGACCTCTACATGGAGTTCTGGGCGGTCAGAACCTCTTAA
- the tssM gene encoding type VI secretion system membrane subunit TssM, with protein sequence MLGSLIRELFKIRTLVFLFALVALSLVIWFFGPEFSLMGGHPLASRAARIGVILGLVGLLLLIALVRFLLIRRANSRLIKNLIESDELASMATSDRDEELEIIRERFQHALEVLKESTLSGKRGGRFLYELPWYVLVGAPGTGKTTILSNSGLEFPLSDRFGSEAVQGFGGTRHCDWWFTDRAILIDTAGRYTTQDVNRETDRAAWIGFLDILRSHRRRRPINGALLLVSAADILDRSDTERRMLADTLRRRLQELVKAFEVSVPVYLMITKSDLISGFTEFFDDLREEERQQVVGITLPAETSAVQVPSEVDSRLKELFANIEAQAPERLHAERNLERRAKIFLFPRELAAFQGVLSTFVRDVFRTSRYEKTPQLRGVYLTSGTQEGTPIDRLLGAFSRRFGLAPGQMVPYSGRGKAYFIHRLLTDIVFQEADLIGTNRRLERLLALRYGFGYAAAVLLVIGLGLGMASVMSHSRAQIADVNQELQNTEARVKELGGQPTLEQLTPLLDSAQTLVTKASTGGALPLVGGFGLDASDQLGPATQKLYNDILAKDLLPAVESRLAARVAILTQSENEADMPQLRQTLQAYMMLNDPQRFDASFLLDTLKTESQRIYPLQPAQQQAMDSHFASLVAEMPQPVPFNQGIVTAAQRRLSTVPPMDEMYASLVRKANADGSLTPFQLTDVIGTVALTTDASRIQQKQPILQIPGLYTRDGFYNFFLKQAPQIVNDSLNQDWISGRSQSQSNNYQTAMQGLVKQYVANYISIWQKALDQITVVDFSSPQRAQQVLQVLASPDTPLEGLAKAVQTNTQLPIPGSQATGASGQSADASGGSGGGDGSGGGSGSGASGGNPITSAVTGAAGQAVSAAAQQAFGDMAWPGDQIARPFTPVVALLGGSGGGGGSGGGGGSASGTTLPQIQQLIGQVYGDINGIASSPDPTQAAFKYVSQRASSPSQDALSQLRTDSATLPSPYGSILKDISTQSWDVLIGLAYQNINTTWQQQVIPACNSMLDNRFPITNAQPEVALSDFTAMFRQGGTIDQFFTTYIKPFVTQQGSQLVPASFDGRTMGFSAQTMDMFQRAEQIKQAFFNGGTTLGVKFSITPSFLDPQALRSVFSLDGTSVTYRHGPPRTTDMTWPNKGDASTASVIITLVEGGTIKEERSGAWALFRLLYTTGLSRSGATDQYSFSVANQAGVRASYTVQASSVVNPLAPGIIQGFQCLGDL encoded by the coding sequence ATGCTGGGTTCCCTGATCCGTGAACTGTTCAAGATCCGGACGCTCGTTTTCCTGTTCGCGCTGGTCGCCCTGTCGCTGGTGATCTGGTTCTTCGGACCGGAATTCAGCTTGATGGGCGGCCATCCGCTGGCCAGCCGGGCCGCACGGATCGGGGTCATTCTCGGGCTGGTCGGGCTCTTGCTGCTGATCGCGCTGGTCCGCTTCCTGCTGATCCGCCGCGCCAATTCCAGGCTGATCAAGAACCTCATCGAGTCCGACGAACTCGCCTCCATGGCGACGTCGGACCGGGACGAGGAACTGGAGATCATCCGGGAACGCTTCCAGCACGCCCTGGAGGTGCTCAAGGAGTCGACGCTCAGCGGCAAGCGCGGCGGGCGGTTCCTCTACGAACTGCCCTGGTACGTGCTGGTCGGCGCGCCGGGCACCGGCAAGACGACCATCCTGTCGAACTCGGGGCTGGAGTTTCCGCTGTCCGACCGGTTCGGATCGGAGGCGGTGCAGGGCTTCGGCGGCACCCGCCACTGCGACTGGTGGTTCACCGACCGGGCGATCCTGATCGACACGGCCGGCCGCTACACGACCCAGGACGTGAACCGCGAGACCGACCGCGCCGCCTGGATCGGCTTTCTCGACATCCTGCGCAGCCATCGCCGGCGCCGGCCGATCAACGGCGCGCTGCTTCTGGTCAGTGCGGCCGACATCCTCGACCGCAGCGATACCGAGCGCCGCATGCTGGCCGACACGCTGCGGCGGCGGCTGCAGGAGCTGGTGAAGGCGTTCGAGGTCTCGGTTCCGGTCTATCTGATGATCACGAAGTCCGACCTGATTTCGGGCTTCACGGAGTTTTTCGACGACCTGCGCGAGGAGGAACGCCAGCAGGTGGTCGGCATCACGCTGCCGGCGGAAACCTCCGCCGTTCAGGTGCCGTCGGAAGTCGACAGCCGGCTGAAGGAGCTTTTTGCCAACATCGAGGCGCAGGCGCCGGAGCGGCTGCACGCGGAACGCAATCTGGAGCGCCGGGCCAAGATCTTCCTGTTCCCGCGCGAGCTCGCCGCCTTCCAGGGGGTCCTGTCGACGTTCGTGCGCGACGTGTTCCGGACCAGCCGCTACGAGAAGACCCCGCAGCTGCGCGGCGTCTACCTGACCAGCGGCACCCAGGAAGGCACCCCGATCGACCGTCTGCTCGGCGCGTTCAGCCGGCGCTTCGGCCTCGCGCCCGGGCAGATGGTCCCCTATTCGGGACGGGGCAAGGCGTACTTCATCCATCGGCTGCTCACCGACATCGTCTTCCAGGAAGCCGACCTGATCGGAACCAACCGCCGGCTCGAGCGGCTGCTGGCGCTGCGCTACGGCTTCGGATACGCCGCCGCCGTGCTTCTGGTGATCGGGCTGGGCCTCGGGATGGCCAGCGTGATGAGCCACAGCCGCGCCCAGATCGCGGACGTCAACCAGGAGCTCCAGAACACCGAGGCGCGGGTGAAGGAGCTGGGCGGCCAGCCTACGCTGGAGCAACTCACGCCGCTGCTGGATTCCGCCCAGACGCTGGTCACCAAGGCTTCGACCGGCGGGGCGCTGCCGCTGGTCGGCGGGTTCGGTCTGGATGCAAGCGATCAGCTCGGTCCGGCCACCCAGAAACTCTACAACGACATTCTCGCCAAGGATCTCCTGCCGGCGGTGGAAAGCCGGCTGGCCGCGCGGGTCGCGATCCTGACCCAGAGCGAGAACGAAGCCGACATGCCGCAGCTCCGCCAGACGCTGCAGGCCTACATGATGCTGAACGATCCGCAGCGCTTCGACGCCAGCTTCCTCCTCGACACGCTGAAGACGGAATCCCAGCGCATCTATCCGCTGCAGCCGGCCCAGCAGCAGGCGATGGACAGCCATTTCGCGTCGCTGGTGGCGGAGATGCCGCAGCCGGTGCCCTTCAACCAGGGCATCGTCACGGCGGCGCAGCGCCGGCTGTCGACGGTTCCGCCGATGGACGAGATGTACGCGTCGCTGGTGCGCAAGGCGAACGCGGACGGATCGCTGACGCCGTTCCAGCTGACCGACGTGATCGGCACCGTGGCGCTGACGACGGACGCCTCGCGCATCCAGCAGAAGCAGCCGATCCTGCAGATCCCGGGTCTCTACACCCGTGACGGCTTCTACAACTTCTTCCTCAAGCAGGCCCCGCAGATCGTCAACGACTCGCTCAACCAGGACTGGATCTCCGGCCGGAGCCAGAGCCAGAGCAACAACTACCAGACGGCGATGCAGGGCCTCGTGAAGCAGTACGTGGCCAACTACATCTCGATCTGGCAGAAGGCGCTCGACCAGATCACGGTGGTCGATTTCTCCTCGCCCCAGCGCGCGCAGCAGGTGCTGCAGGTGCTGGCCAGCCCCGACACGCCGCTCGAGGGGCTTGCCAAGGCGGTCCAGACCAACACCCAGCTGCCGATCCCGGGTTCCCAGGCGACGGGCGCGTCCGGCCAGAGCGCAGATGCCTCCGGAGGCTCGGGCGGTGGCGACGGCTCGGGCGGCGGCAGCGGAAGTGGCGCGTCGGGCGGCAATCCGATCACCTCGGCCGTGACGGGTGCGGCCGGGCAGGCCGTCAGCGCCGCGGCCCAGCAGGCGTTCGGTGACATGGCCTGGCCCGGCGACCAGATCGCCCGACCGTTCACCCCCGTGGTGGCGCTTCTCGGCGGCTCGGGGGGCGGCGGCGGTTCCGGTGGGGGCGGCGGCTCGGCGAGCGGTACCACGCTGCCTCAGATCCAGCAGCTGATCGGCCAGGTCTACGGCGACATCAACGGCATCGCGTCGTCTCCCGACCCGACCCAGGCGGCCTTCAAATACGTGTCCCAGCGGGCCTCTTCACCGTCCCAGGATGCGCTGAGCCAACTGAGGACCGACTCCGCCACGCTGCCGTCGCCCTATGGGTCGATCCTGAAGGACATCTCGACCCAGTCCTGGGACGTGCTGATCGGGCTCGCGTATCAGAACATCAACACGACATGGCAGCAGCAGGTGATCCCGGCCTGCAACTCCATGCTCGACAACCGCTTCCCGATCACCAACGCGCAGCCGGAAGTGGCGCTGAGCGACTTCACCGCCATGTTCCGGCAGGGCGGGACCATCGATCAGTTCTTCACCACCTACATCAAGCCGTTCGTGACCCAGCAGGGCAGCCAGCTCGTGCCGGCGAGCTTCGACGGACGGACCATGGGCTTCTCCGCCCAGACGATGGACATGTTCCAGCGGGCCGAGCAGATCAAGCAGGCTTTCTTCAACGGCGGAACGACGCTCGGCGTGAAATTCTCCATCACGCCGTCCTTCCTGGATCCGCAGGCGTTGCGGTCGGTGTTCAGCCTGGACGGGACGTCGGTCACCTACCGGCACGGACCGCCGCGCACCACCGACATGACCTGGCCGAACAAGGGGGATGCGAGCACCGCCTCGGTGATCATCACCCTGGTGGAGGGCGGCACCATCAAGGAAGAACGCTCCGGCGCCTGGGCCCTGTTCCGGCTGCTGTACACCACCGGGCTGAGCCGCAGCGGCGCGACCGACCAGTACTCCTTCTCCGTCGCCAACCAGGCCGGGGTGCGGGCGAGCTACACAGTCCAGGCGAGTTCGGTCGTCAATCCGTTGGCGCCGGGCATCATCCAGGGCTTCCAGTGTCTGGGGGATCTATGA